The region ATGCTTGAAACAAACATCTTTAACACCGATAAAACGCTGGCTCAAGCTTCGGATATGAAGTCAAAAAAATATTTCTGCGTTAGCACTGACAAGGCCGCAAACCCTGTAAATTTAATGGGAGCTAGCAAGCGCATCATGGAGATGTTTGCGTTTAGGCACTCTTTAGAGATAGATGTTTCTATGGCTAGGTTCGCAAATGTAGCATTTAGCGACGGCTCGCTTCTTTTTGGCTTTCAAAAACGCATAGAAAAGGCTCAGCCCATAGTCGCTCCAAACGACGTCAGACGCTACTTTTTAACACCAAAAGAGAGCGGCGAGCTCTGCCTTTTAAGCACTATTTTTGGCGAAAATAGAGATATATTTTTCCCAAAATTAGATGAAAATTTAGACCTCATAACATTTAGCGAGATAGCCAAGCGATACTTGGCAAATTTAGGCTACGAGCCATTTTTATGTGAAAATGAGGAGGAGGCCAGAAAGCTTGCAAAAGTGCTTCCAAAAGATGGCTTTTACCCTTGTCTTTTTGCGCCTAGCGACACGACTGGAGAGAAGGACTACGAGGAGTTTTTCGTTGATGGCGAGAAGCTTGATATGCAAAGACTTCAAAATATCGGCATAGTTAAAAATGATGCAAATTTTGACAGCAAAAAGCTAGAAATTTTCAAAAACAATATCTTAAATTTAAAATTAAGCTTGACATGGAGCAAAGAGGATGTTTTGCGCGAGGTCTTCGAGCTCATACCAAATTTTATGCATAAAGAAACAGGAAAGTATCTCGATGAAAAAATGTGATTCTGACGAGGTTTTGAAATTTATAAAAAGCACTTTTGGCAAGGACAAAGTTCCGCTTCACGAGCCTAAATTTATAGGCAATGAGAAAAAATATCTACTTGAGTGCATCGACTCTAGCTTTGTCTCAAGTGTCGGCAAATTTGTCGATGAGTTTGAGAGCAAGCTAGCTCAAATGGTCGGTGCTAAATTTGCAGTTGCCACGACAAATGGCACCTCGGCGCTTCACATCTGCCTAAAACTAGCTGGCGTAGAGCAAAATGACGAAGTGATCACGCAGCCAGTTACTTTTATAGCCACTTGCAACGCCATTAGCTACCTTTTTGCAAAGCCGGTTTTCGTGGATGTTGATCTTGATACACTTGGTATGTCGCCAGCGTCACTTAGTGCGTTTTTGGAGAAAAATTGCGAGCTAAAAGGCGGCAAATGTATTAATAAAACTAGCGGCAGGATATTGCGAGCCTGCGTACCTATGCACACTTTTGGACTGCCTTGCAAGATAGATGAGATAGCTGAAATTTGTAAGCGTTGGAACATCGCTTTAGTAGAAGACTGCGCCGAGAGCCTTGGTAGCTACTATAAAGGCACTCATACGGGGAATTTTGGCAAGCTTGCAGCGATGAGCTTTAATGGCAATAAGATCGTCACAAGCGGAGGAGGCGGAGCTATCATCACAAACGACGAGGAGATAGCAAAGCACGCCAAATTTATCACCACAACGGCCAAGGTGCCACATCCTTTTGAGTATCGTCATAGCGAGATCGGCTACAACTACCGCTTGCCAAATTTAAATGCGGCCCTTCTTGTGGCGCAGCTTGAAAATTTGGAGCTATTTTTAAAGAGCAAACGCGAGCTTGCGATGATCTATAAAGAGTATTTTTCTAAATTTGATGATGTGAAATTTATAGATGAGCCAGCGGAAGCTAGGTCAAATTTTTGGCTAAATGCGGTGCTCTTTGAAAGCCGTGAAAAGAGAGATGAGTTTTTGAAATTTAGCAATGAAAATGGCGTTTTTACGCGTCCTATCTGGCAGCTTATGAACGAGCTTGATATGTTTAAAGACTGCCAAAGAGATGAGCTAAAAAACGCTAAATTTCTAAGCGATAGGATAGTAAATATCCCAAGTAGTGCAAGAGTTTAGCCGTGCAAGATATGGTTTTAGTAGGTGGTGGCGGGCACTGCAAAAGTGTGATAGATGTCATCGAGAGCGAAGCTAAATTTAATATAATTGGTATCATAGATACGGCAGAAAATATTGGCAAAAAGGTGCTTAGCTATGAGATCATCGGTAGCGATGATGATCTGGCTGAGATTTTTAAATCATGCAAAAATGCTGTGGTGACGGTTGGCCAGATAAAAAGTAGCGAGCCTAGAAAAAGACTGTTTGCACTGCTAAAAGAGATAGGTTTCATACTTCCAACCATAGTCTCACCGCTTGCGTATATCTCAAAGCATGCAAGTGTAGGTGAGGGAACGGTTGTGATGCATCATGCCTTGATCAACGCTGGCGCAAATGTCGGTAAAAACTGTATCATAAACACAAAAGCACTTGTTGAACATGACGCAACTATCGGTGATCACTGCCATATCTCAACAGCAAGTGTGGTAAATGGTGGCGTTGTTGTGCAAGATGGGATATTCTTTGGTAGCAATGCAACCAGCAAAGAGTATATCGTGATAGGCGAAAATTCTATCATAGGTGGCGGAACTAGCGTGATGAGAAGCTTGGAGAAAAACGCTTTTATAAAGGCGTAAAACTAGCATTTTAAAGGAAATTTGATGTCAAATAGGGTTTTTATCATAGCTGAGGCTGGGGTAAATCACAATGGCGATATAAATTTAGCTAAAAAACTGATCGACGTGGCAGCCAAAGCCGGCGCTGATGCAGTGAAATTTCAGACTTTTAAGGCTCAAAATCTTGTTTCAAAAAACGCACAAAAGGCTAGCTATCAAAAAGAAACTACCGATAAAAATGAAAGCCAGTTTGAGATGATAAAAAAGCTTGAACTAGATGAGATCACGCATAAAGAGCTTATAGCCTACTGCAAGCAAAAAAATATCACTTTTCTCTCAACTCCTTTTGATAGCGACAGCATAAAGCTTCTTGATGAGTTGGGGCTTAGCACATTTAAGATCCCAAGTGGCGAGATAACAAATTTACCTTATCTTAGGCAGATAGGTGGGCTTAATAAAAAGATCATTCTCTCAACTGGCATGGCAAATTTAGGCGAGGTGGAAGCCGCGATAGAAACACTTGTAAAAAGTGGCACGAAACATGAAAAAATAAGCCTTCTTCATGCAAACACGCAGTATCCAACGCCAATGGAGGATGTAAATTTAAAGGCGATGATAACTCTTAAAAATGCCTTTGGGCTTGAAGTCGGATATAGCGATCATACCCTTGGTATCGAGGTTGATATCGCAGCGGTTGCCATGGGCGCAAAGATCATAGAAAAGCACTTTACGCTTGATAAGAGCTTGCCTGGACCTGATCACAAGGCTAGCCTTGAGCCAGATGAGCTAGCGGCTATGGTTAGGGCTATTAGAAATATCGAGCTAGCGCTTGGAGACGGACTAAAGCATTTTAGCAAAAGTGAGAGCGAAAATATCAAAATAGCTAGAAAGTCGATCGTGGCAAAACGAGATATAAAAAAGGGTGAAATTTTTAGCGAGCAAAATATCTGCGTAAAACGCCCAGGAGACGGCATAAATCCTATGAGGTGGGATGAGGTGATCGGGCAAATTTCACAAAAAGACTATAAACAAGATGAACTGATATGAGAAAAATTTGTGTAGTGACAAGCACTAGAGCTGAATATGGCCTGCTTTACTGGCTCTTAAAAGAGATAAAAGCAGATAGCGAGCTTAAGCTTCAGCTTATTGTCACTGGTATGCACCTAAGCCCTGAGTTTGGACTAACATACAAAGAGATAGAAAAAGAATTTAAGATAGATAAAAAGATAGAAATTTTAAGTAGTTCTCATACAAGTCTTGATATTTGCGCTGAGATGGCAAGAGTTTATGAGAAATTTGCTCCGGCACTAGCCGAGCTTAAGCCTGATATATTGGTGCTTCTTGGTGATAGATATGAGATATTTGGTGTAGCAGGTGTCGCTAGTATCATGCAGATACCAATAGCACATATCCATGGCGGCGAGACCACACAAGGGGCGTTTGACGAGGCTTTTAGGCACAGTATAACAAAGATGAGCCATATACATTTTGCAGCCACAAATGAGTACGCAAACCGCATAATTCAGCTTGGCGAAGATTCCAGTAGAGTTTTTAATGTCGGCGGCCCTGGTATAGAAAATATAAAAAAGCTAAATTTATTAAACAAAGATGAGTTTGAAAAGTCTATAAAATTTAAGCTTGCTAAAAAAAATATCCTCATCACTTTTCATCCGGTGACACTTGAAAATAGGAGTGCAAGAGAGCAGTTTAATGAGCTTTTAAAAGCACTTGATGAACTAGAGGAAACAAATTTTGTCTTTACAAAAGCAAATAGCGACACAGATGGCGATGTGATAAATAAAATGATAGATGAGTATGTGAGCGAAAACCCACAAAAAGCAGTGGCTTTTGCATCGCTTGGACAGCTAAGATATCTAAGCGCGATAAAATTTGTTGATATCGTCCTAGGAAATAGCTCAAGTGGACTTTTGGAAGTTCCAAGCTTTAAAAAGGCCACCATAAATATAGGTGACCGTCAAAAAGGACGTGCTCGAGCTAGCAGTGTGATAGACGTTAGGCCTGTTAAAGAAGAAATTTTAGCTGCTATAAAAAGAGCGTATTCAAAAGAATTTGAGCAAACTTTAAAAGATACGATCAATCCTTATGATGGTGGCAATCCAAGCAAAAAAATGGTTAAAATTTTAAAAGAGATCAAGCTTGAAGGTATTTTGAAAAAGAAATTTTATGATATAGGTATAAAATGAGAATAGTAAACGATATAAAACTAAGTATAAATTCAACCATAAAAGATGCCTTGCAGACCATCAACAACGGAGGGCTTCAAATAGCCATCGTTGTTGATGAAAACGATGCTCTAGTAGGCACGGTAACAGACGGTGATATCAGACGCGGTTTGCTAAATGGACTAGACCTAAACAGTAGCGTCAGCCTCGTAGTACATAAGAGCCCAAGTATAGCAAGTGTTGGTGACACAAAAGAGTCTATTTTAAAGATAGCACTTGCTAAAAAACTTCATAAAATTCCATTGGTTGACGAGCTTGGCAAGCTTGTGGGCATAGAAGACATTGAAGATATTATTAAGCCAGTTGGCAAGACAAATAGAGTTATCCTAATGGTAGGAGGCCTTGGTACTAGACTAAGACCACTCACGCAAGATACGCCAAAGCCGATGCTAAAGGTTGGAAACAAGCCGATCCTTCAGACGATAGTTGAGAAATTTGCTGAGTATGGCTTTGTAAATATCACGATGTGCGTAAATTTTAATGCAAGTATCATTAGGGACTATTTTGGCGACGGAAAAGAATTTGGCGTAAATATCGACTATGTTTTAGAGCAAAAAAGGATGGGTACAGCAGGGGCGTTAAGCTTGCTAAAAGAGCGTCCAAGTGAGCCATTTTTTGTTATGAACGGCGATCTTCTTACAAATGTAAATTTCGAGCACATTTTTAACTACCACATGCTACATAAAGCCACAGCTACAATGTGTGTCAGAGAGTACGACTACGAGGTGCCTTACGGCGTGGTAAAGATGAATGATAATAAAATAACTGCTATCGCAGAAAAACCAGTGCAGAAATTTTTTGTAAGTGCTGGGATATATATGCTCTCACCTGAAATTTTAGATCTAATTCCACAAGATGAGTTTTATGATATGCCTACACTCTTTGAAAAGGCGATAGCTCAAGACAAAAATGTAATCTCCTTTCCGATACATGAGTATTGGATAGACATAGGACGTCTTGAAGAGTATCAAAAGGCAAATGAAGAATATGCAAAGATATTTTAATGAGATATTTTAGATGAAAGCTCTTATTATAGGCTACGGTTCAATCGGCAAAAGACACTGCGAGGTCTTAGAGACTTTAGTACAGATAGATGAAATTTGCCTAGTTACTAGCCAGGATGTGGCTGGTAAAGTGTGCTATAAAAACTTAGAAGAGGTTTCAAATTTAGACAAGTTTGACTACTTCGTCATAGCAACTCCCACATTTTTACATCTAGAAAATTTGAAATTTATAGATGAAAGAGTGAGTGGCAAGATCATACTTTGTGAAAAGCCATTGTTTGAAAAAAACTATAGTTTTACGCCTAAAAATAATAAAATTTTTGTAGGTTATGTGCTAAGGTTTCATCCGCTCTTACAAAAACTAAAAGAGTTTTTAGAAAACGAGAAAATTTTATATCTAAATGCCAATTGCGGTCAGCATCTACCAAGCTGGCGAAGTGGCGACTATAGAAAGTGCTATAGTGCTAGCAAAGAAAAAGGTGGCGGAGTCTTGTTAGATCTTAGTCATGAGCTAGACTATGCTATGTGGTTATGTGGCAAATTTGCAAGCATACAGAGTTTTCAGGGTAAAATTTCAAATTTAGAGATAACAAGCGATGATCTATGTATGGTTTTTGGTAGGACTAAAATGGATGCCATAGCAAATGTAAGTATCGACTATCTAAGCCATATAACGCATAGAAGCTTGCGGGTGGAGTGCGAAGGCTCTACATATGAGCTTGACTTTATAGCAGGCACACTTACTAAGCAAGATAGTAGTAAGCAAGTTTTCAATATGCCAAATTTGGCAAGAAATGAGATGTTTTTAGCTATGCATAAAGATGTTTTGGGTGAGCAAAAATATATTTGTAGCTTTGATGAGGGGTTAGATGTGATGGACGCGATAGATCAAATTCAAAGGCAAAATAATGAGTAATGTTTTATGTACGATATGTGCAAGAGGCGGTAGTAAGGGAGTTAAAGGCAAAAATGTTCGAGAGCTTTGCGGTAAGCCACTTATAGCTCACACCATAGAGCAGGCAATAGCATCAAATTTGTTTGAACATATAGTTATTAGCACAGATAGCGACCTGATAGCAGAAGCAGCTGTAAAGTACGGTGCGGAGGTCTTTTTTAAAAGAGATGCTACTATGGCTAGTGATACAGCAGGAAAGCTTGATGTTATAAAAGATGCTTTTTTAAAAAGTGAGGAACATTATGAACGTAAATTTGACTATGAGATCGACCTTGATGCTACATCTCCGCTTCGTGATGTAAGCGATATAACAAATTCTTTTGAGCAGTTTTTGCGTGATGATAATGACAACCTAATAACCGCTATGCCAAGCAGAAGAAGTCCATATTTTAACCTAGTTGAAATTTATCCAGATGGACACGTGGCACTTGCAAAAACTTTACCAAATGCTATTTTATGCCGTCAAGATGCACCAAAAACTTATGATATGAACGCTTCTATTTATATCTGGAAACGCGAAGTTTTGCTAAATAATGACACTTTATTTTTACCAAAAACTGGACTTTATGTGATGGACGAAGTTAGATCGATTGATATAGATTGTGAGCTTGATTTTAAATTTGTAGAGTTTTTAATGAAGGAAAAAAATGCTAACAGATAAGGTCGTAGTAGTTACTGGAGGAGCTGGTAGGATAGGAAGCGCTTTTATAAGAGCGATTGCTGGCCAAAACGGAGTTGGTGTGATAGCAGAGGTCGATACAAAAAGAGCAAATTTATTAAAAGATGAGATTACAAGCGCGCAAAAAGATGCGAGGATCGAGGTTTTGAAAATTGATATCAGTGATGCAAATTCTATTAATGAGGCTATAAATTTCTTGCACTCAAAGTATGGACACATAGATGCATTAGTAAATAATGCCTATCCAAAAAGTAAAAATTACGGTAAGAAATTTTTTGAGATAGATATGGATGATTTTAATGCCTTTTTAAATTTACATCTTGGTGGATACTT is a window of Campylobacter concisus DNA encoding:
- a CDS encoding UDP-N-acetylglucosamine 4,6-dehydratase → MDILSLIGRTKNLFEDDINALDKDLKEIVSSSSFLVIGGAGSIGSAVTKEIFIRDPKKLYIVDISENNLVELVRDIRSEFGYISGDFKTFAIDVASAEFDALLAQSGGFDYVLNLSALKHVRSEKDPFTLMRMLETNIFNTDKTLAQASDMKSKKYFCVSTDKAANPVNLMGASKRIMEMFAFRHSLEIDVSMARFANVAFSDGSLLFGFQKRIEKAQPIVAPNDVRRYFLTPKESGELCLLSTIFGENRDIFFPKLDENLDLITFSEIAKRYLANLGYEPFLCENEEEARKLAKVLPKDGFYPCLFAPSDTTGEKDYEEFFVDGEKLDMQRLQNIGIVKNDANFDSKKLEIFKNNILNLKLSLTWSKEDVLREVFELIPNFMHKETGKYLDEKM
- a CDS encoding LegC family aminotransferase, which encodes MKKCDSDEVLKFIKSTFGKDKVPLHEPKFIGNEKKYLLECIDSSFVSSVGKFVDEFESKLAQMVGAKFAVATTNGTSALHICLKLAGVEQNDEVITQPVTFIATCNAISYLFAKPVFVDVDLDTLGMSPASLSAFLEKNCELKGGKCINKTSGRILRACVPMHTFGLPCKIDEIAEICKRWNIALVEDCAESLGSYYKGTHTGNFGKLAAMSFNGNKIVTSGGGGAIITNDEEIAKHAKFITTTAKVPHPFEYRHSEIGYNYRLPNLNAALLVAQLENLELFLKSKRELAMIYKEYFSKFDDVKFIDEPAEARSNFWLNAVLFESREKRDEFLKFSNENGVFTRPIWQLMNELDMFKDCQRDELKNAKFLSDRIVNIPSSARV
- a CDS encoding NeuD/PglB/VioB family sugar acetyltransferase, encoding MVLVGGGGHCKSVIDVIESEAKFNIIGIIDTAENIGKKVLSYEIIGSDDDLAEIFKSCKNAVVTVGQIKSSEPRKRLFALLKEIGFILPTIVSPLAYISKHASVGEGTVVMHHALINAGANVGKNCIINTKALVEHDATIGDHCHISTASVVNGGVVVQDGIFFGSNATSKEYIVIGENSIIGGGTSVMRSLEKNAFIKA
- the neuB gene encoding N-acetylneuraminate synthase encodes the protein MSNRVFIIAEAGVNHNGDINLAKKLIDVAAKAGADAVKFQTFKAQNLVSKNAQKASYQKETTDKNESQFEMIKKLELDEITHKELIAYCKQKNITFLSTPFDSDSIKLLDELGLSTFKIPSGEITNLPYLRQIGGLNKKIILSTGMANLGEVEAAIETLVKSGTKHEKISLLHANTQYPTPMEDVNLKAMITLKNAFGLEVGYSDHTLGIEVDIAAVAMGAKIIEKHFTLDKSLPGPDHKASLEPDELAAMVRAIRNIELALGDGLKHFSKSESENIKIARKSIVAKRDIKKGEIFSEQNICVKRPGDGINPMRWDEVIGQISQKDYKQDELI
- the neuC gene encoding UDP-N-acetylglucosamine 2-epimerase codes for the protein MRKICVVTSTRAEYGLLYWLLKEIKADSELKLQLIVTGMHLSPEFGLTYKEIEKEFKIDKKIEILSSSHTSLDICAEMARVYEKFAPALAELKPDILVLLGDRYEIFGVAGVASIMQIPIAHIHGGETTQGAFDEAFRHSITKMSHIHFAATNEYANRIIQLGEDSSRVFNVGGPGIENIKKLNLLNKDEFEKSIKFKLAKKNILITFHPVTLENRSAREQFNELLKALDELEETNFVFTKANSDTDGDVINKMIDEYVSENPQKAVAFASLGQLRYLSAIKFVDIVLGNSSSGLLEVPSFKKATINIGDRQKGRARASSVIDVRPVKEEILAAIKRAYSKEFEQTLKDTINPYDGGNPSKKMVKILKEIKLEGILKKKFYDIGIK
- a CDS encoding nucleotidyltransferase family protein, translating into MRIVNDIKLSINSTIKDALQTINNGGLQIAIVVDENDALVGTVTDGDIRRGLLNGLDLNSSVSLVVHKSPSIASVGDTKESILKIALAKKLHKIPLVDELGKLVGIEDIEDIIKPVGKTNRVILMVGGLGTRLRPLTQDTPKPMLKVGNKPILQTIVEKFAEYGFVNITMCVNFNASIIRDYFGDGKEFGVNIDYVLEQKRMGTAGALSLLKERPSEPFFVMNGDLLTNVNFEHIFNYHMLHKATATMCVREYDYEVPYGVVKMNDNKITAIAEKPVQKFFVSAGIYMLSPEILDLIPQDEFYDMPTLFEKAIAQDKNVISFPIHEYWIDIGRLEEYQKANEEYAKIF
- a CDS encoding Gfo/Idh/MocA family protein: MKALIIGYGSIGKRHCEVLETLVQIDEICLVTSQDVAGKVCYKNLEEVSNLDKFDYFVIATPTFLHLENLKFIDERVSGKIILCEKPLFEKNYSFTPKNNKIFVGYVLRFHPLLQKLKEFLENEKILYLNANCGQHLPSWRSGDYRKCYSASKEKGGGVLLDLSHELDYAMWLCGKFASIQSFQGKISNLEITSDDLCMVFGRTKMDAIANVSIDYLSHITHRSLRVECEGSTYELDFIAGTLTKQDSSKQVFNMPNLARNEMFLAMHKDVLGEQKYICSFDEGLDVMDAIDQIQRQNNE
- a CDS encoding cytidylyltransferase domain-containing protein; protein product: MSNVLCTICARGGSKGVKGKNVRELCGKPLIAHTIEQAIASNLFEHIVISTDSDLIAEAAVKYGAEVFFKRDATMASDTAGKLDVIKDAFLKSEEHYERKFDYEIDLDATSPLRDVSDITNSFEQFLRDDNDNLITAMPSRRSPYFNLVEIYPDGHVALAKTLPNAILCRQDAPKTYDMNASIYIWKREVLLNNDTLFLPKTGLYVMDEVRSIDIDCELDFKFVEFLMKEKNANR